In a genomic window of Cyanobacteriota bacterium:
- a CDS encoding molybdopterin oxidoreductase family protein, with amino-acid sequence TTEFAHLLLPATQWSEKTGTMTNSERRVTLCPAFQPPKGEAKEDWAIFAEVGRRLGFSAQFPFTTAAEVHAEFVQLTAGRPCDMSGISYDRLRQCGPLQWPLPAQVIGDRCGVSEAVVAPHFPSDTCKRLYTDLNFPTPDGRARFVGYHAKGLAEPPDQDYPYILTNGRLYGHWHTQTRTGRVEKTRQMHSHPFIEIHPRDAEALGITTGMLVEVRSRRGRGQFPALITTAITPGTVFVPMHWGSLWADGAEANALTHPAACPDSGQPELKACAVQLRAMEPPGKGEAG; translated from the coding sequence ACCACAGAATTTGCCCACCTGTTGCTACCCGCTACCCAATGGAGTGAAAAAACGGGCACCATGACCAACTCCGAGCGCCGGGTCACCCTTTGTCCTGCCTTTCAGCCCCCTAAAGGGGAAGCAAAAGAAGACTGGGCAATCTTTGCTGAAGTCGGTCGCCGTCTGGGATTCTCAGCCCAGTTTCCCTTTACCACGGCTGCTGAGGTTCATGCTGAGTTTGTCCAGCTCACTGCTGGTCGTCCCTGTGACATGTCTGGTATTAGCTACGATCGCCTCCGCCAGTGTGGCCCGCTACAGTGGCCTCTGCCAGCGCAGGTGATTGGTGATAGGTGTGGGGTGTCAGAAGCAGTCGTTGCTCCCCATTTTCCATCTGACACCTGTAAACGCCTCTACACCGACCTGAACTTTCCTACCCCCGATGGGCGGGCACGGTTCGTAGGCTACCATGCTAAGGGTTTGGCAGAGCCACCCGACCAAGACTACCCCTACATCCTCACCAATGGCAGGTTGTACGGTCACTGGCACACCCAAACCCGCACTGGACGAGTGGAAAAAACCCGCCAGATGCACAGCCATCCCTTTATTGAAATCCATCCCCGTGATGCTGAAGCTCTGGGGATTACGACAGGGATGCTTGTGGAGGTGCGATCGCGGCGGGGCCGGGGACAGTTTCCAGCCCTGATTACCACTGCCATCACCCCTGGAACTGTCTTTGTACCCATGCACTGGGGGTCTCTCTGGGCAGACGGAGCCGAAGCCAATGCCCTTACCCATCCAGCAGCTTGCCCCGACTCTGGCCAACCCGAACTCAAAGCCTGCGCTGTCCAATTGCGTGCTATGGAGCCTCCTGGTAAGGGTGAGGCGGGCTAG
- a CDS encoding tetratricopeptide repeat protein translates to MSKDNQPCYGRALAIWEQWLEADHPHTVTGRENLALLYDAMAALSKLQGRYDKAIEYLEKAHRLASQVVPPLA, encoded by the coding sequence ATTAGCAAAGACAACCAGCCCTGTTACGGGCGTGCTCTGGCTATCTGGGAGCAGTGGTTGGAGGCTGACCATCCCCACACCGTTACTGGACGAGAGAATTTAGCCCTGCTCTACGATGCAATGGCAGCTTTGTCTAAGTTGCAAGGACGTTATGACAAGGCTATTGAGTACTTGGAAAAAGCCCATCGCCTTGCGTCTCAAGTTGTGCCGCCGCTAGCTTAG